The Candidatus Zixiibacteriota bacterium nucleotide sequence TGCTGTAGCTTGCGGGCAGGCCGCTTTTCAGGATCTGGATGCCCTCGGTCTTTTCGACGTAGCGGATAAAGCGGTACTTGTTCTCGACCTCGTCCATCGGGTAGGGGGCAACTTCGGCGCGAACGGGCTCCACCTTGACTCCGATGAAAGTGAGCCCGCCTCCGCGGAGGGCCGACGCCGCCGCCATGTCGAACGATTCCACCGAGTCGGCCCAGAGAGCGCGCTTTATTCCCGCCCCGCGCGCCATCGCCACGAGATCCGCCCCGGCGCTCGTCGCCGTGGGCCGGCGCCCCGAGGCCTCATAAATCCCGTTGTCGAAAACGATGTGCAGGAGATTCGGCGGATTCATCCGCGCGATCGTCGGGAGCGAGCAGAGATTCATCAACAGCGAGCCGTCTCCGTCCAGGGCGATCACCTTCCGGCGCGGCAACCCGAGCGCCATCCCCAGCGCAATCGACGAGCAGAGCCCCAGCGTCCGCACCCGCAGGTTGCCGTCACCCGGTCGAACCGCGTTCCACTCCAGCGTGGTGGCCCCGGCCGAGGTCACGACCAGCGCCTCCGCGGCGTGGGCCGCCAATGCCCGCAAACAGTCGATGCGCCTCATCTGGTCCGAATCTCTCCGCGCCCCTTTTAGAGCATCCCGATCGGCGGTCGGTGGCCGAGCGCTTCCCTGGTAAGGAGTACCGCAACGGGCCGGCGGGAGTCCTCGGCCAGGATCTGCGCCCGCCGCAGCAGCTCCGCGGCATGCGCGGGATCGCGCAGCACGTAAAAGCGAATTCCCAGCGCTCCCAGAACCGGCTCGGTCATCGCCCCGGTGGCGCTGAAGGTTCGATCCCCTATGTCACCGGCATAGTAGATGAGCAGCAGCAACGGGATCTGGTACTGGAGGAGCGTGCTGACGATGGCGTTGTTGCTGTTGAAAAAGCCGCCGTTCTGCATGACGGCGGCGCACTTCCTCCCGACCAGGTACGCGCCGGCGCAAATCCCGATGCCTTCCTCTTCCCGGCAAACCGGCACGTGCAGCAGCGCGCGATCTTGATCGACCGCTCGCAGCAGCGCGGCCAGATTGATGTCGGGGAGACTGGCGACGAAATCGATCCCCGCGTCCTTCAACCCCGCGAGGATCGCGCTGGCGGATGTTTCCGGGTCCACGGGTTCTCCGAAAGAGGAGACTCTCTAACACCAACGCGTCGATAAATCAAGGCGGCCGACCCTTCCGGTCCGCAACGAATCCTAGTATATACCGTTACCGTGCGAGATCGCCGGAAAGGAGAAAGGCCTCGATGATCAAGCTCTACGACTTCAGGTCTTCCCCCAACTGCCAACGCGTCAAGGTGGTGCTGGAAGAGAAGCGACTCCCCTACGAGACGGTCCCCATCGATCTCAGGAAAAAGGAGCAAAAGACGCCCGGGTACCTGAAGATCAATCCGTACGGCAAGGTGCCGGCCCTGGTCGACGGGGATACCGTCGTTTACGAGAGCTGCATCATCAACGAGTACCTGAACGAGAAATATCCGGACCCGCCGCTGATGCCGGCGGACTTCGGCCGCCGCGCTCGAGTTCGCATCCTCGTCGACTACGGGCTGACTCAGATGGAGACCGCCTACCAGAGGCTCCGCTCGGAGGCGATGAAGGATGAAAAAGAACGCAACCCCGCGGCCCTGGAAAGCGCGCGAGCGGAGGTGCGAACGCTTCTCGAGAGATTTGAAACTGAGCTGGGCGACAAGCCCTATTTGGCCGGCGAATTCTCGCTCGCCGACGCCGACCTGATTCCGCGGCTGCTGCGGCTCGAGAACTTCGGCGCCCTCCCGCACGGCTCGCTGCCGCGGCTCGGTGACTATCTCCGGCGCATGAAGGCCCGCCCTTCGGTGAAAGCGATCCTGTAGCTTCGTTCCGCCGGCCGCGCGATGGAGACGCCGAGAACCGGCCTGGCTGCGATCCTGTTTTCCGCTCTGCTCAAGCCCCTCCTTTTCCTCGCCGCGCGATCCTCCGCCCCGCGCTACGCGGGTGAGCGTGTCGTCCCCGGGCTGGAGCGAACCGTAACGGTCCACTGGGACGACTACGGTGTCCCGCGGGTCCGCGCGGAGGGCGAGCGCGACCTCTTCATCGCCCAGGGCTATCTCCACGCCCACGAACGACTCTGGCAGATGGACATGAATCGCCGGTTTCTCAGCGGGCGGCTCGCCGAGATCTTCGGGTCGTTTCCGGTTCCGTGGCGCGAGCTTTCGGTTCAGTTCAGGGCGTGTCGCAGCGCGGATTTCGACTATTTCGTGCGACTGCTCGGGATTCGCCGAAGCGCGGAGGTCGCGTTCGAGCGGTCGCCGGAGGACGACCGCGAGCGGCTGCGCGCCTACTGCGAAGGGGTCAATCGCTACATCGAAGACAACCTCAAGCGCCTGCCGTGGGAGTTCCGGCTTCTGCGCTACGAGCCCGAGCCGTGGTCCCCGGTGGACACGCTCACGATCGCCAAGGGCTTCGCCCTGCTGCTTTCCACCGCCCTGTTCTCGCGTCTCAACATGATCGCGATCGCGCGCCGCCTCGGCGACCAAAACGAGATCTTTTCTGCGCTCCGCCCGCGTTCGGCGGCGGCCCCGGCGGTCGTCGCGGCGGCATGGGACGGCGCGGCCCGCGCATGGACGTTCACGGGCGCGATCCTCGGCGACCTTGCCGCCGGTCACGGCAGCAACGCCTGGGCCGTTTCCGGAAAACGCTCCGCCACCGGCAAGGCGATCCTCGCCAACGACCCTCATCTGCGCATGACGCTTCCCTCGGTCTGGTACCTGATGGGGCTTCGCGCCGGGCCTGCGGGGCAACCGGTCTCGTACGACGTTTGGGGAGCGTCGATCCCGGGCGCTCCCTGTATCCATATCGGCCACAACCGCAGGATCGCATGGGGCGTGACGGCGGCCCTGTGCGACGACGTGGAGCTCTACCGCGAAAGACTCCATCGACTCGACCCCGAGCTCTATCTCACCCCCACCGGATGGGAGCGCATGGAACGGCGCGAGGAGGTCGTGCGCGTGCGCGGCGCCGCACCGCTCCGCAAGATCGTGCGTTCCACCCGCCACGGTCCGGTCCTGAGCGATTTTTCCGAAGCCGCAAGCTCGACGGAGGTTCTCTCGCTGCGCTGGACCGCTCACGAAGCCAGCCAGGAGCTCGCCGCCGTTTACCATGTCAACCGGGCGGAGGATTGGCCGGCGTTTCTCCGTGCGCTCTCGCATCACGGAGCGCCGACGCTGAACTATCTCTTCGCCGACATCGACGGGAACATCGGTTACAGCCTGGCCGGAAAGGTCCCGCTACGCGCGGCGGCTCCGCCTCTGCTTCCACTGGAGGGCTGGCGAAAGGAAAACGACTGGCTGGGTTACGCCCCGTTCGAAGAGTTGCCGCGCCTCTTCAATCCGCCCGAGGGAATCATCGCGAGCGCCAATCACCCGATCGCCGACGCCTCCTATCCTCGCTACCTTTCGCATTTCTTCGAACCGCCGTACCGCATCGAGCGCATCCGCCGGGTGCTCGCCGAGAAGCGGGAGCTTTCTCCCGACGACTGCGCCGCGCTGCAGCTCGATGTCGTCTCCCTGCACGCCAGGGAGCTCCTCGCCGCGCTGCGGCCCGATCTCGAAGCCGCGGCCGCCCGGCGGCAGGGAGAGGGGGAGCTCGCGCGGCTCCTGCTCGGCTGGGACGGGAGCTGCACGGTCGACAGCGTGCCCGCCGCGATCTTCCATGCGCTGCACCAGAAGCTGATGGCCGCGCTGCTGCTTCCGGTTCTGGGAGAGGAGCTGATGCCGGCCTACCTGGAAGTCTTCAACCAGTGTCTGCTGCCCCTCGGCGACATCCTGAAGGACCCGGAGTCACCGTGGTTCCGCCGCGTCTCGCGGACGACTCTGGTGAGCCGTTGCTTGCGCGAGGTTCACGACGAAATGGTCTTTTCGCTGGGACCGGAGCTCGATCGCTGGCGCTGGGGAAGAATTCACACACTGACCCTCGATCATCCCTTGAGCCGGGTAGCGGCGCTGAAGCCGCTTCTCTCGATCGGTCCTTCGCCGGCTCCAGGTGACGGCGTGACCGTGAACCTGGGATTTTATCGCCACTCCAATCCTTATCGGCAGGTAGTGGGTGCCTCGCTTCGCTTTATCGTCGAGCTCGACTCGCCCCCGCGTTTCCGCTACGTGCTCCCTTCGGGGCAATCGGGGCATTGGCTCTCGCCCCACTATCGCGATCAGCATCCGCTGTGGGCGCAGGGACGGCTGCTGTCGGATTCCGGGACCGAAGCCCGCGCGAGCGCGCATCGCGTCCTTACGCTCTCGCCGGAGCCTCTCGAGGAAGACCGTCGCCGTCCGTGATACGAGACCGCTCCTCCGCGCCGAGCGCCCCGGTTTCTTGACAGTACCTCGGCGGAAAGCCTATAAGAGGCCGTTCGTCTGGCGCCGCGTGTCCACGGGTCGAAAATGCTACGGTCGGTCGCGTGCTGGGTCCTGGTCGCCTTTGCTCCGGCGCTGGCCGCCGGGCAGAGTCGTATCGTCGTCGGGGGCGCCCAATCCCTGACCCCGCTCGCGGAACGGTTCTCCGAGCAGTTCCGCGCCTCCCGCGCCGGTGTCACCGTCGAGATCCGAAAAGCGAACTCCAACTACGCCCTCAAGGCCGTCCGCAGCGGCGACCTGCACGTCGGGCTTCTGGCGCGCAATCCGAGCGACGCCGAACGCGCGCAGCTCCACATCGAGGCGCTGGGGCGCGACCCGGTCCTGCTGCTCACCTATCCCGCCAACACCGTTCTCGATATCAGCCTTGCCCGCCTGCGCCGGATCTACCTGGGGCAGATCACCGACTGGAGCCAGATCGGCGGCGAAAATCAGGGCATCGTCCCGCTCACCCGTGAACCGGACTCCGCTCTCCACAAGGTGTTCGTCGAAATCCTCTTCGGCAAGGGTTTCCGCGGGACGGAAAAGGCCTTCGTCCTGCGAGCCACCAAGGAAAAGGTCCTGAGAACCGTGAAGCGCGTCCAGGGCTCGATCGGCTACGGAATCGTGCGCCCGGAAGAAGCCGCGGCCGAGAGGGTCAAGGTGCTCGCGGTCGACGGCAAGTTCCCGTCGCCCGCCAACGTCGAGAACGGAACCTATCCGTTCACCAGGCGGCAGCTCGCCGTTTCCAGACGCGACCCGGATCGCCTCGTTCTGGAGTGGATGCGCGGGTTCGCGAAGTTCGCGACGGCGTCGAGGAACGGCCGGGAGGATTGAGTGCGCCGGCTCCTGCACAAGCTCCTGCTCGCCTCGCTGCTCGTCATCCTCATACCGATGGGGCTGGCGTTCTTCTGGAGCTCGCGCATGCTTTCGACGATTCTCGAGCGGCGGTTCACGGAGAAGTCGCGCACGCAGGCTGAACAGATCAACCTGCTCCTCAGCGAGCGGCAGGAAACCGTGACCGGACTGGTCCACTGGATCGCCGAGATGCCGGGCGTCATCGGCGCGCTGAAAAGAGGCGGCCGCGACCGTCTCTTCCAGCATCTCCTGCCGCTCGTGGGATCGATCCAGCTCGACTTCATCGAGATTCTCGAGCCGGGCGGGAGCATCTTTCTGCGCGTTCACGATCCGACGCGCTACGGGGACGCGCCTCGGCTGAGCCCGGACGTCGAAGGGCTCCTGAAGGGCTCGGGCGGCATGGCGACTTACGGGATCGAGGAACGCGACGGCCGAGCCTATCTCCGCGCTGCGCAGAGCGTTTACGCCGGGGGAATCCGCGGAGTGGTCAGCGCCGGCTACGCGCTCAATCCCGAGCTGATCAGGAAGCTCGAGCAGGTCGCCGGAGGCAAGGTGCGCGTGGCGGTTGGACCACGCCTCTATCTCGCGGCACAAGGCTCGAAGCCCTCCCTGCCGCCGCCGGGCGCTTCCGCGACCGAGGACGGCGCGCCGATCTGGCACCACAACGGCGCTTCGCGCCTTCTGGAAATCCGTTTGCCCCTGCAAACGGACCGCGGCCCCGAGGGAGTGATATCGGTCTTCTTTCCGGCGCACGAGCTGACTGCCGCGATCGCGACCCTGAGGTTGACTCTCGCGGCCGTGGCCCTGGTAGGGATCCTGCTGGCGCTCGCGGCCTCCTGGTATCTCAGCCGTCGGCTGACGCGACCGCTCAACGAGCTGGTTTCCGGAACCGAGCAGGTTGCGGCGGGTAACTATTCGGCCCCCGTTCAGGGCGGCTCCAACGACGAGATCGGCACCCTGGCGACCTCCTTCAATCACATGCTCGAGGAGCTGAGGCGGTCGAGGGCCGAGGTCGAACGCTATCGCCGCAACCTCGAGGACAAGATCGAGGAGCGGGGCAAGCAGCTCCTGGAGACCGAGCAAAAGCGCGCCGCGATGGTGCACATGATCGCGCACGACCTCAAGAATCCGCTGCTCGGCATCAAGAAGACGCTGGAGCGACTCGAACAGAACCCGCAGGATCTCAACGGGGGCCAGGGAAAGCGGATCCTGCTCGACCTCGTGAGCGCGGGAGATCTGGTCATCGGCATGGTCAACGAGATGCTCGACCTCTACCGTTCCGATTTCGGGGAGATTCCCCTCTCGCGAAGCGCCTTCCGGCTCGACGAGATCGTGCAGGCCAGCCTGAGGGTGCTCGCTCCCGATATCGACGACAAGGGGATCGGCATCACGATTCGGGCGGAGCGCATCCCGGACACGGTGGTCGGTGACAAACGGCGGCTGACCCGACTGATGATCAACCTCCTCAGCAACGCGATCAAGTTCTCGCCCGACCGCGGCCGGGTCGCCGTCATCGCAACCGCGCGCGGGGCGAACGAGCCCGAGGGCTGGCTCGAGCTTCGCGTCGAGGACGAAGGCACGGGGATTCCCGAGGCTGACCTGGAGCGCATCTTCGACCGCTTCTACTCGCGCGACAAGGCCAAGGCGGAAACCGGAACGGGCCTCGGCCTTCCCTATTGCAAGCTCGTTGCGGAAGCCCACGGAGGCGAGATCTTCGCGGAGAACCGGGTCGAGGGAGGGTTCGCGGTCACCGTCAGGCTCCCGATGCGTACCTGGAAAGGAGACGAGGCTCATGCCGCTTAAGCTGCTGATCGCCGATGACGAGCGGCTGTTCCGCCAGAGCCTGAAAAAGCTCCTGGAGAGCGCCCGCGACATCAAGGTCGTGGCCGACGCCGCGGACGGCCAGGAGGCGGTATTGCGGGCGCGCGAGACCCGGCCGGACATCGCCCTGCTGGACGTGCGTATGCCGAAGATGGACGGCATCAAGGCCGCAAAGCTGATCTCGACCCTGGTCCCGCGGACCAAGATCCTCATGCTCTCGATCCACGACGACGACGAAAAGATCATCTCCGCGATCAAGGCCGGCGCGGCGGGCTACATTCTCAAGGACGCGGACCAGGCCGACTTCATCGAGATCATCCGCCATACGTTCGCGGGCAAGTCCCACGCTTCCCCCTACCTCGCCCACCTCACTCTCGATCAGCCCTCCGGGCAGGAAAACGGGTCCGGGCCCGAGCGGCACCAGCGGTTTGCCGAGAAGCACGGGCTTTCCGAGGTCGAGATCCGCGTTCTCCGTCTGGTAGGCGAAGGGCTCAACAACGACGAGATCAGCCGGCTCACGGGACTGTCGAGGGAAACCATCAAGGGCCACCTCAAGGCTCTTTTCCGGAAGCTCCAGGTCAAGAACCGCACGGAAGCCGCAGTCCTGGCCGTGCGCGCAGGAATCGTCTAACCCTGGTGGGGGTCGGCGTTCCCCCCTCGAATTAGGGGATTGACACCCGTGGAAAACTGCGCGATAAGGAACCGCGCTGCCGGCGAATATTTCCCGAAAAATTTCGTCTTATAAAACCGGGGGAACCATGAAGCCGATCAAACCGGTTCTGCGGGGGATGCTGGGTGCGGCCGTTTTCGTCCTGGTCTGTGCCCGGTATTCCGGCGCCTTGGAGGTCGGACAGAAGGCACCGGATTTCGAGCTGCCCAGCACGAAGGGGGGCACGCTGAAATTGAGCAGCCTCAAGGGCAGGAACGTGCTGATCAATTTCTACGTCCTCGACTTCTCCCCGACGTGAATCAAGGACCTCCAGGCGTCCGGTTCGGACAACTACGCGGCCTTTCAGGCGGAAAACACGGAGGTTCTCGGCATCAGCGCCAACGCGCCCTTCTCGCAAAAAGCATTCGCGGATTTCGCGAAGATCAACTATCCCCTCTTGAGCGACCGGGACGGGAAGGTGATGAAGGCCTTCGGCGTCTACGACGAGGCGCGGCGGCTCGCGAAGCGCTCGTACGTGATCATCGACAAGGAAGGGATGGTGCGCTATCTCAACATCCGGCCGACGAATTCGGAAAAGGATCTGCTCTCGACCGAGCAACTGCTCAACGAGGTCAAGAAAGTCAATAAAGGCGTCTGACGAGAAAGGAGACCCCATGACTGCGACGAAGTTACTTGGATCGGCGGCGTTCCTGTGGGCGGCGGTTTTCTGGGCGAGCCATGCTTTTGCTCAGGCCGATACCGTGGCCAAACGGCAACAATTGATGAAGGATCAGAGTGCCGCCGCGAAAGCCATCAAAGCCGCCGCCGAGTCCAAGGACTACGCGACCGTCGAGCTGAAGGCGAAGGATCTGATGGGCAGTGCGGAAAAGATTCCCGGGCTCTTCCCGAAGGGCAGCAACGTCGGAAAGACCAAGGCCAAAGCGGAGATCTGGGAAATGTCCGACGACTTCGCAAAGCGGGCCAAAGCCCTCGGAAAAGCCGCCGGCGAGCTGGCAAGCGCCGCGAAATCGAAAGACGACGCCGCGATCCAGACCAAGATCAAGGCCGTGAGCGGGGCGTGCGGCGGCTGCCACAAGGCTTTTCGAGCGGAGAAATACGCGGAATAGTGTCCGTTGCAACCGCTGGCGTTCCTCAAAAAAGCCCTTGCCTGGCAAGGGCTTTTTTTTCATTCGAAGACGTACTACATTGTCACCTAGCTGACTTCAGGGAGGTTTCATGCGCCCGAGAGCTTTACGGATCTTTCTTTTCACCTTTGTCCTGTGGACGGCGGCCTACTCCCCGGCCCGGGCCCAGCTCACCCGGCTCAACGTGGGCTATAGCGCGATCAGCGCCGATCAGCTCCCCGCGTGGGTCGCCAAGGAAAGCGGGATTTTTGCGAAGAACGGGCTCGACGTCCAGCTCATCTTCTTTACCGGCGGGTCGACCGCGATTCTAGCGCTGGTTTCCGGCGACGTCCCGATCACCCAGGTCTCCGGACCGGGGCTTCTCAACAGCGCTCTGGCCGGCTCCGACGCGGTTTTCGTGGCCGCCGGCGTTACCTCGCTCAATTACGTGCTGATCGGGAAACCCGGGCTGAAAAGTCCGGAGCAGCTCAAGGGCGGCACGGTCGCCATCAGCCGCTTCGGCTCCGCCACCGACTCGATCGCCCGCTACGCGCTCGGGAGAATCGGCCTGACCCCCGGCAAGGACGTCACGCTCGTCCAGGTAGGGAGCGGCCCGGACCGGCTGAGCGCCGCTCTTACGGGCAAGGTGAGCGCCGCCGTGATCAATCCGCCGTCGAGCTTCATTGCGGAGAGGAAGGGGCTCGCGGTGATCGCCGACGTCGCGAAGATGGGGCTGGTGTTCCAGCATACGGGCGTCGCGACCACCAGGCGCTTCATCCGCGAGCACCCCGACACGGTCCGGCGCTACGTGCGTTCGCACGTGGAAGCGGTCCACAAGATCTGGACGGACAAGGAAGCAACCGTCAAGGCCCTGGGAAAATTCATGGGAAGCGGCATCGACAGGGAGATCCTCGAGAAAAGCCGCGAAAACATCCTCAGCGAGGCGATGTTGCCGAAAAAGCAGTATCCGAGCCTCGAGGGCATCAAGACCGTGCTTCAGGAGATTTCCGGCCGGGACCCGCGCGCGAAGACCGCCAAGCCCGAGCAGTTCGTCGACATGACCTTCATCAAGGAGCTTGACGAGAGCGGATTCATCGACGGGCTCTACCGCAAGAAATAGGTTCGCGAGCGCGGGGCGGAGCTGTCTTGCCCCTGCGAGGACTCTTCCCTCCCGCGCCGGCGGACCGGCCGGCGCGGCGGCCGGTATTTCGCGCATCCCCCTGGTCCATGCTGACCCACAAACGCGGCGACGAAGGAGCGCCTGAGATCGAGACCTGGGCCAGGCGCGTTGGCCGCGAGGTCGAGCCGGCCCTGGACGTTCAGGCTTCTTACGACTCCGATTCTTCCACTTACGTTCTCCGGCTGATCAAGGGCAGTCGGGTTCTCGTCTTTCGTCTGTCCGAAGCTCAGGCTCACGACCCCGCGCGGGAAGGCGAGTGCGAGCGCATCCTCAAGCGCAAAATCCAGGATCTCGCCCACATGCTCGACCGGTAGCGCCGCGCGCCGATCGCTGTTGCGGAATCCGGATTCAAGCGGGCCTCAGGAGGCGCGCGGCGTCCTTGGCGAAGTAAGTGAGGATCATGTCGGCCCCAGCGCGGCGGATGGCAACCAGAACTTCCATCATGATCCTCGGCTCCTCGATCCAGCGGTTGAGGCCGGCTGCCTTGATCATCGCGTACTCGCCGCTCACGTTGTATGCGGCGACCGGGTAGCCGAACTTTTGCTTGACGCGATAGACGATGTCGAGATAAGCCATCGCCGGCTTCACCATCACGATGTCCGCCCCCTCGCGGATGTCCAGCTCCACCTCGCGCAGCGCTTCGTCCGCGTTCGCCGGATCCATCTGGTACGACCGGCGGTCGCCGAACTGCGGCGCCGACTCCGCGGCCTCGCGGAACGGACCGTAGAATCCCGACGCGTACTTCGCGGCGTACGCCATGATCGCGGTCTGCTCGAAGCCGTTCTCGTCGAGAATCTTGCGGATCGCCGCAACCCTGCCGTCCATCATGTCGGAGGGCGCGACGATGTCCGCGCCGGCGCACGCGTGCGACAGCGCCTCTCGCGCCAGAAGCTCCAGCGTCCTGTCGTTGTCCACCTCGCCGTTGACGACCACCCCGCAGTGGCCGTGATCGGTGTACTCGCACAGGCAAACGTCCGTGATGATCAGCAACTCCGGAACTTTTTCCTTGATTGCGCGAACCGCCTGCTGGACGATCCCGCGATCCGAGTAGGCTTCGGATCCCACGGCGTCCTTGCGCTCCGGGATGCCGAACAGCACCACCGCAGGGATCCCGAGAGCGGCGACCTCGCCGCACTCGGCCACGGCGCGGTCCACGGAGAGCTGGGCGACCCCAGGCATCGATTCGATGGGCCGGACTTTGTCCCGCCCCGGGGCGACGAACAGAGGGTAGATGAGGTTTCCGGGGGAAAGGGTGGTTTCGCGGAC carries:
- a CDS encoding response regulator transcription factor, whose product is MPLKLLIADDERLFRQSLKKLLESARDIKVVADAADGQEAVLRARETRPDIALLDVRMPKMDGIKAAKLISTLVPRTKILMLSIHDDDEKIISAIKAGAAGYILKDADQADFIEIIRHTFAGKSHASPYLAHLTLDQPSGQENGSGPERHQRFAEKHGLSEVEIRVLRLVGEGLNNDEISRLTGLSRETIKGHLKALFRKLQVKNRTEAAVLAVRAGIV
- a CDS encoding ABC transporter substrate-binding protein, whose product is MRPRALRIFLFTFVLWTAAYSPARAQLTRLNVGYSAISADQLPAWVAKESGIFAKNGLDVQLIFFTGGSTAILALVSGDVPITQVSGPGLLNSALAGSDAVFVAAGVTSLNYVLIGKPGLKSPEQLKGGTVAISRFGSATDSIARYALGRIGLTPGKDVTLVQVGSGPDRLSAALTGKVSAAVINPPSSFIAERKGLAVIADVAKMGLVFQHTGVATTRRFIREHPDTVRRYVRSHVEAVHKIWTDKEATVKALGKFMGSGIDREILEKSRENILSEAMLPKKQYPSLEGIKTVLQEISGRDPRAKTAKPEQFVDMTFIKELDESGFIDGLYRKK
- a CDS encoding thiamine pyrophosphate-dependent enzyme, which gives rise to MRRIDCLRALAAHAAEALVVTSAGATTLEWNAVRPGDGNLRVRTLGLCSSIALGMALGLPRRKVIALDGDGSLLMNLCSLPTIARMNPPNLLHIVFDNGIYEASGRRPTATSAGADLVAMARGAGIKRALWADSVESFDMAAASALRGGGLTFIGVKVEPVRAEVAPYPMDEVENKYRFIRYVEKTEGIQILKSGLPASYSK
- a CDS encoding substrate-binding domain-containing protein, which encodes MLRSVACWVLVAFAPALAAGQSRIVVGGAQSLTPLAERFSEQFRASRAGVTVEIRKANSNYALKAVRSGDLHVGLLARNPSDAERAQLHIEALGRDPVLLLTYPANTVLDISLARLRRIYLGQITDWSQIGGENQGIVPLTREPDSALHKVFVEILFGKGFRGTEKAFVLRATKEKVLRTVKRVQGSIGYGIVRPEEAAAERVKVLAVDGKFPSPANVENGTYPFTRRQLAVSRRDPDRLVLEWMRGFAKFATASRNGRED
- a CDS encoding penicillin acylase family protein; the encoded protein is METPRTGLAAILFSALLKPLLFLAARSSAPRYAGERVVPGLERTVTVHWDDYGVPRVRAEGERDLFIAQGYLHAHERLWQMDMNRRFLSGRLAEIFGSFPVPWRELSVQFRACRSADFDYFVRLLGIRRSAEVAFERSPEDDRERLRAYCEGVNRYIEDNLKRLPWEFRLLRYEPEPWSPVDTLTIAKGFALLLSTALFSRLNMIAIARRLGDQNEIFSALRPRSAAAPAVVAAAWDGAARAWTFTGAILGDLAAGHGSNAWAVSGKRSATGKAILANDPHLRMTLPSVWYLMGLRAGPAGQPVSYDVWGASIPGAPCIHIGHNRRIAWGVTAALCDDVELYRERLHRLDPELYLTPTGWERMERREEVVRVRGAAPLRKIVRSTRHGPVLSDFSEAASSTEVLSLRWTAHEASQELAAVYHVNRAEDWPAFLRALSHHGAPTLNYLFADIDGNIGYSLAGKVPLRAAAPPLLPLEGWRKENDWLGYAPFEELPRLFNPPEGIIASANHPIADASYPRYLSHFFEPPYRIERIRRVLAEKRELSPDDCAALQLDVVSLHARELLAALRPDLEAAAARRQGEGELARLLLGWDGSCTVDSVPAAIFHALHQKLMAALLLPVLGEELMPAYLEVFNQCLLPLGDILKDPESPWFRRVSRTTLVSRCLREVHDEMVFSLGPELDRWRWGRIHTLTLDHPLSRVAALKPLLSIGPSPAPGDGVTVNLGFYRHSNPYRQVVGASLRFIVELDSPPRFRYVLPSGQSGHWLSPHYRDQHPLWAQGRLLSDSGTEARASAHRVLTLSPEPLEEDRRRP
- a CDS encoding peroxiredoxin family protein codes for the protein MLGAAVFVLVCARYSGALEVGQKAPDFELPSTKGGTLKLSSLKGRNVLINFYVLDFSPTUIKDLQASGSDNYAAFQAENTEVLGISANAPFSQKAFADFAKINYPLLSDRDGKVMKAFGVYDEARRLAKRSYVIIDKEGMVRYLNIRPTNSEKDLLSTEQLLNEVKKVNKGV
- a CDS encoding glutathione S-transferase family protein; this encodes MIKLYDFRSSPNCQRVKVVLEEKRLPYETVPIDLRKKEQKTPGYLKINPYGKVPALVDGDTVVYESCIINEYLNEKYPDPPLMPADFGRRARVRILVDYGLTQMETAYQRLRSEAMKDEKERNPAALESARAEVRTLLERFETELGDKPYLAGEFSLADADLIPRLLRLENFGALPHGSLPRLGDYLRRMKARPSVKAIL
- a CDS encoding cytochrome c, encoding MTATKLLGSAAFLWAAVFWASHAFAQADTVAKRQQLMKDQSAAAKAIKAAAESKDYATVELKAKDLMGSAEKIPGLFPKGSNVGKTKAKAEIWEMSDDFAKRAKALGKAAGELASAAKSKDDAAIQTKIKAVSGACGGCHKAFRAEKYAE
- the hemB gene encoding porphobilinogen synthase, which codes for MNFPSYRPRRLRRNERLRGMVRETTLSPGNLIYPLFVAPGRDKVRPIESMPGVAQLSVDRAVAECGEVAALGIPAVVLFGIPERKDAVGSEAYSDRGIVQQAVRAIKEKVPELLIITDVCLCEYTDHGHCGVVVNGEVDNDRTLELLAREALSHACAGADIVAPSDMMDGRVAAIRKILDENGFEQTAIMAYAAKYASGFYGPFREAAESAPQFGDRRSYQMDPANADEALREVELDIREGADIVMVKPAMAYLDIVYRVKQKFGYPVAAYNVSGEYAMIKAAGLNRWIEEPRIMMEVLVAIRRAGADMILTYFAKDAARLLRPA
- a CDS encoding ATP-binding protein, coding for MRRLLHKLLLASLLVILIPMGLAFFWSSRMLSTILERRFTEKSRTQAEQINLLLSERQETVTGLVHWIAEMPGVIGALKRGGRDRLFQHLLPLVGSIQLDFIEILEPGGSIFLRVHDPTRYGDAPRLSPDVEGLLKGSGGMATYGIEERDGRAYLRAAQSVYAGGIRGVVSAGYALNPELIRKLEQVAGGKVRVAVGPRLYLAAQGSKPSLPPPGASATEDGAPIWHHNGASRLLEIRLPLQTDRGPEGVISVFFPAHELTAAIATLRLTLAAVALVGILLALAASWYLSRRLTRPLNELVSGTEQVAAGNYSAPVQGGSNDEIGTLATSFNHMLEELRRSRAEVERYRRNLEDKIEERGKQLLETEQKRAAMVHMIAHDLKNPLLGIKKTLERLEQNPQDLNGGQGKRILLDLVSAGDLVIGMVNEMLDLYRSDFGEIPLSRSAFRLDEIVQASLRVLAPDIDDKGIGITIRAERIPDTVVGDKRRLTRLMINLLSNAIKFSPDRGRVAVIATARGANEPEGWLELRVEDEGTGIPEADLERIFDRFYSRDKAKAETGTGLGLPYCKLVAEAHGGEIFAENRVEGGFAVTVRLPMRTWKGDEAHAA
- a CDS encoding thiamine pyrophosphate-binding protein translates to MDPETSASAILAGLKDAGIDFVASLPDINLAALLRAVDQDRALLHVPVCREEEGIGICAGAYLVGRKCAAVMQNGGFFNSNNAIVSTLLQYQIPLLLLIYYAGDIGDRTFSATGAMTEPVLGALGIRFYVLRDPAHAAELLRRAQILAEDSRRPVAVLLTREALGHRPPIGML